A genomic segment from Capra hircus breed San Clemente chromosome 15, ASM170441v1, whole genome shotgun sequence encodes:
- the SLC37A4 gene encoding glucose-6-phosphate exchanger SLC37A4 isoform X1, with protein sequence MAARGYGYYRTVIFSAMFGGYSLYYFNRKTFSFVMPSLVEEIPLDKDDLGLITSSQSAAYAISKFVSGVLSDQMSARWLFSSGLLLVGLVNVVFSWSSTVPVFAALWFLNGLAQGLGWPPCGKVLRKWFEPSQFGTWWAILSTSMNLAGGLGPILATILARSYSWRTALALSGALCVAVSFLCLLLIRNEPADVGLQNLDPIPSKGKKGSSKEESTLQELLLTPYLWVLSTGYLVVFGVKTCCTDWGQFFLIQERGQSALVGSSYMSALEVGGLVGSIAAGYLSDRAMAKAGLSIYGNPRHGLLLFMMAGMTASMYLFRATVTSDSPKDIAFWTPALHPLAELTGFTENELWILVLGAVFGFSSYGPIALFGVIANECAPPNLCGTSHAIVGLMANVGGFLAGLPFSTIAKHYSWSTAFWVAEVICAASTGAFFLLRNIRTKMGRVPKKAE encoded by the exons ATGGCAGCCCGAGGCTACGGCTATTACCGAACCGTGATCTTCTCGGCCATGTTTGGAGGCTACAGCCTGTACTACTTCAACCGCAAGACCTTCTCCTTTGTCATGCCATCGTTGGTGGAGGAGATCCCTCTGGACAAAGATGACTTGG GGCTCATCACGAGCAGCCAGTCCGCTGCCTACGCCATCAGCAAGTTTGTGAGCGGGGTGCTTTCTGACCAGATGAGTGCTCGCTGGCTCTTCTCTTCTGGGCTCCTCCTGGTCGGCCTGGTCAACGTAGTCTTTTCCTGGAGCTCCACAGTGCCTGTCTTCGctgctctctggttcctcaatGGCCTGGCACAGGGGCTGGGCTGGCCCCCATGTGGCAAGGTTCTGCGGAAG TGGTTTGAGCCATCTCAGTTCGGCACTTGGTGGGCCATCCTATCAACCAGCATGAACCTCGCTGGAGGGCTGGGCCCCATCCTGGCAACCATCCTTGCCCGGAGTTACAGCTGGCGCACCGCGCTGGCCCTGTCTGGGGCACTGTGTGTAGCCGTCtctttcctctgtctcctgctcaTCCGCAATGAACCTGCTGATGTTGGCCTCCAAAACCTGGACCCCATCCCCTCCAAGGGCAAGAAGG gctcctcgaAGGAGGAGAGTACCTTACAGGAGCTGCTGCTGACCCCTTACCTGTGGGTGCTCTCCACCGGCTACCTTGTGGTGTTTGGAGTAAAGACGTGCTGTACTGACTGGGGCCAGTTCTTCCTCATCCAGGAGAGAGGACAGTCTGCCCTCGTGG GTAGCTCCTACATGAGTGCCCTGGAGGTTGGGGGCCTTGTAGGCAGCATCGCAGCTGGCTACCTGTCAGACCGGGCCATGGCCAAG GCAGGGCTGTCCATCTACGGGAATCCCCGCCATGGCCTGCTGCTGTTCATGATGGCTGGCATGACGGCGTCCATGTACCTCTTCCGGGCCACTGTGACCAGTGACTCCCCCAAG GATATTGCTTTCTGGACTCCGGCTCTTCACCCTCTTGCTGAGCTCACAGGCTTTACAGAGAACGAG CTCTGGATCCTGGTGTTGGGAGCTGTGTTTGGTTTCTCCTCTTATGGTCCCATTGCCTTATTTGGAGTTATAGCCAATGAGTGCGCCCCTCCCAACTTGTGTGGCACCTCCCATGCCATTGTGGGACTCATGGCCAATG TGGGCGGCTTTCTGGCTGGGTTGCCCTTCAGCACCATTGCCAAACATTACAGTTGGAGCACAGCCTTCTGGGTGGCTGAGGTGATCTGTGCAGCCAGCACAGGTGCCTTCTTCCTTCTACGAAACATCCGCACCAAGATGGGCCGAGTGCCcaagaaggctgagtga
- the SLC37A4 gene encoding glucose-6-phosphate exchanger SLC37A4 isoform X2: protein MAARGYGYYRTVIFSAMFGGYSLYYFNRKTFSFVMPSLVEEIPLDKDDLGLITSSQSAAYAISKFVSGVLSDQMSARWLFSSGLLLVGLVNVVFSWSSTVPVFAALWFLNGLAQGLGWPPCGKVLRKWFEPSQFGTWWAILSTSMNLAGGLGPILATILARSYSWRTALALSGALCVAVSFLCLLLIRNEPADVGLQNLDPIPSKGKKGSSKEESTLQELLLTPYLWVLSTGYLVVFGVKTCCTDWGQFFLIQERGQSALVGSSYMSALEVGGLVGSIAAGYLSDRAMAKAGLSIYGNPRHGLLLFMMAGMTASMYLFRATVTSDSPKLWILVLGAVFGFSSYGPIALFGVIANECAPPNLCGTSHAIVGLMANVGGFLAGLPFSTIAKHYSWSTAFWVAEVICAASTGAFFLLRNIRTKMGRVPKKAE from the exons ATGGCAGCCCGAGGCTACGGCTATTACCGAACCGTGATCTTCTCGGCCATGTTTGGAGGCTACAGCCTGTACTACTTCAACCGCAAGACCTTCTCCTTTGTCATGCCATCGTTGGTGGAGGAGATCCCTCTGGACAAAGATGACTTGG GGCTCATCACGAGCAGCCAGTCCGCTGCCTACGCCATCAGCAAGTTTGTGAGCGGGGTGCTTTCTGACCAGATGAGTGCTCGCTGGCTCTTCTCTTCTGGGCTCCTCCTGGTCGGCCTGGTCAACGTAGTCTTTTCCTGGAGCTCCACAGTGCCTGTCTTCGctgctctctggttcctcaatGGCCTGGCACAGGGGCTGGGCTGGCCCCCATGTGGCAAGGTTCTGCGGAAG TGGTTTGAGCCATCTCAGTTCGGCACTTGGTGGGCCATCCTATCAACCAGCATGAACCTCGCTGGAGGGCTGGGCCCCATCCTGGCAACCATCCTTGCCCGGAGTTACAGCTGGCGCACCGCGCTGGCCCTGTCTGGGGCACTGTGTGTAGCCGTCtctttcctctgtctcctgctcaTCCGCAATGAACCTGCTGATGTTGGCCTCCAAAACCTGGACCCCATCCCCTCCAAGGGCAAGAAGG gctcctcgaAGGAGGAGAGTACCTTACAGGAGCTGCTGCTGACCCCTTACCTGTGGGTGCTCTCCACCGGCTACCTTGTGGTGTTTGGAGTAAAGACGTGCTGTACTGACTGGGGCCAGTTCTTCCTCATCCAGGAGAGAGGACAGTCTGCCCTCGTGG GTAGCTCCTACATGAGTGCCCTGGAGGTTGGGGGCCTTGTAGGCAGCATCGCAGCTGGCTACCTGTCAGACCGGGCCATGGCCAAG GCAGGGCTGTCCATCTACGGGAATCCCCGCCATGGCCTGCTGCTGTTCATGATGGCTGGCATGACGGCGTCCATGTACCTCTTCCGGGCCACTGTGACCAGTGACTCCCCCAAG CTCTGGATCCTGGTGTTGGGAGCTGTGTTTGGTTTCTCCTCTTATGGTCCCATTGCCTTATTTGGAGTTATAGCCAATGAGTGCGCCCCTCCCAACTTGTGTGGCACCTCCCATGCCATTGTGGGACTCATGGCCAATG TGGGCGGCTTTCTGGCTGGGTTGCCCTTCAGCACCATTGCCAAACATTACAGTTGGAGCACAGCCTTCTGGGTGGCTGAGGTGATCTGTGCAGCCAGCACAGGTGCCTTCTTCCTTCTACGAAACATCCGCACCAAGATGGGCCGAGTGCCcaagaaggctgagtga